TGGTTTTGCAACCGAAGAAGAGAAACAGCTCTTTTTAAACTTGATCTCAGTCTCTGGGATTGGACCTGTCTCAGCTCTGGCTATTATCGCTGCAGATGACAATGCAGGCCTTGTCCAAGCCATCGAAAGCAAGAACATCACTTACTTGACCAAGTTTCCGAAGATCGGCAAGAAAACAGCCCAACAGATGGTTTTGGATCTGGAAGGTAAGATCAATCTTGATCTAGAAGATGCACCGGCTCAGTCCAAAGCCAAAGTTGCAGAAGAAAACCAAGCCCTTGAAGAAGCTATGGAAGCCATGTTGGCATTGGGCTACAAGGCAACGGAACTTAAGAAAATCAAGAAATTCTTTGAAGGAACGACGGATACAGCAGAAAACTACATCAAGTCTGCCCTTAAGATGTTGGTGAAATAGGAGAAGTCTATGCCAAAACGCTGTGGATGGGTTAAAATGACTAATCCTCTGTACATTGCTTATCATGATGAGGAGTGGGGGCGTCCCCTCCATGATGACCAGGCGCTTTTTGAGTTACTCTGTATGGAGACGTATCAGGCGGGCCTTTCTTGGGAGACGGTGCTCAATAAACGACAGGCTTTCCGAGAGGCTTTTCATGGTTACCACCTTCAAGCTGTTGCAGAGATGTCGGATGAGGAGTTGGAAGCTTTGTTAGACAATCCAGCCATCATCCGAAATCGTGCTAAGATCTTTGCGACACGGGCCACCGCCCAGGCCTTTTTACAAGTCCAGGCAGCATTCGGTTCTTTTGATGCCTATCTCTGGTCTTTTGTCGATGGGAAAACCATCGTCAATGATGTTCCAGATTACCGACAGGCTCCAGCGAAGACAGCTCTTTCTGAGAAGCTAGCCAAGGACCTCAAAAAGCGTGGTTTTAAGTTTACAGGTCCCGTTGCGGTCCTGTCCTATCTACAAGCTGCAGGCCTGGTTAATGATCATGAGAATGATTGTGAATGGAAAAACGGTGGTTAGTTAGTATAGGTAACTAGAGTATCTGAGAATATAGAAAAAAGCTGAGAAATTTTTCTCAGCTTTATTTGTTATAGTCAAAGCGAATGACTTGCTCCGTTACATCTACATGTGCATGGACTCCGAATGGGACAATTGCTCTTGGAGTTGCGTGTCCGACATTCAGATTATAGACAATCGGGATATTGCTATCAATGATATCCAATAGTGCCTCTTTATAGTCGTCATAGAAAGTTTCATCCATAGGTTTTCCGACCAAGAGCCCACTGATGACCGCGAATATGCCCGTGTCCTTTAAAGTCCGCAACATCTTTTTGAAGTCGTCAGGTTCAGGCTTTTCTTGGCTGGTTTCTAGCAAGAGGATTTTTCCTTCCCAATCTGACAAGTCAGGGAAAAGTTTGTATTTTTGGCAGAGGTCCGTGCTATCTGCGTGTAGAGAGTTGTCAAAAATATCATAGAGAGACTCAAGACAACCACCGAGGATTTCTCCCTCAAACTGAGCATTGCCTTGTAACAAGTCAAAACCAGTATTTGCATGGCTGACACGAGGTGTTCCCAAGGCTTTGGGACTAAAATCAGTCCGTTCCTCGTACCAAACGTTACTAGGGCGAATTTCTGAGATTTTTCCAGTCTCAATCAATTCTTTAAAGTAGTGGCAGCTATATGGCAACATTTCTTTGTCTAACTCACAAATGTCTGCTAAGAAGGATTGACCATAAAAAGTCTTGATTCCTAGTTTATGCAACATGAGATGGTTCATGGTCGTATCCGAGAAGCCAAGAAAAATTTTTTGCTTGATAACCTTTTGTAGCTGGTCATTTTCAAAAAGATGGGGCAATAAACGATAGGTATCGTTTCCACCGATGGCGCATAAGATCATGTCGATGCTATCATCAGAAAAGGCCTGAATCAAATCCTCTGCACGATCTTCAGGATGTTCTTTGATAAAATCTAAGCCTTTTAGCGAATGAGGTAGAAAGATAGGATTGAGTCCGAGGTCCTTGAGACGTTGAATACCCAAGTCCACTTCGTGCTTGACAAAGTCTTCACCCATAGTCCCACTAGATAAACTTATAATACCAATAGTAGAAGTCATATCTCATCCTCCTAAAAATAAATTGATGCTATTGTATCACAAAAGATGAGGGGAAACAACAAAAATTAGAGTCAGAAGAAGGCTTTTAGATCAAGAAAGTAGTAAAAAGGCAACCGCTCGATATGGTTGCTTCAGAATATAGATAAGCTCTATCAACAATAGAAAATAGCCCTTTAGAAGTTGATTACCACATAGTTAAAACTCTTAGGGATGCTGATGTAATAGTATTTCTAAGAGTTTTTTACTTTATCTTCAATCTGTTTTTTAAATAATTTAGCAAATTGTGTTAAAATGAAATGAAAATTACGAATAGTATAAGTGGGAGGCACCATGAAGGCGGAAATTATTGCAGTTGGAACAGAAATTCTAACAGGACAAATTGTGAACACCAATGCTCAATTCTTGTCTGAAAAATTGGCTAGTTTAGGAATTGATGTCTATTATCATGTGGCGGTAGGAGACAATGAAGGTCGTCTCTTCTCGACCATTGAGACAGCTTCAAAACGCAGTGATTTGGTGATTTTATGTGGTGGACTTGGGCCAACAGAGGATGATTTGACCAAGCAAACCCTTGCTAAGTTTTTAGTGAAAGAACTGGTTTTTGATCCAACAGCGCTTGCCAAACTCGACACCTTCTTTGCCAGTCGCCCTGATTATGTCCGGACGCCCAATAATGAGCGACAAGCACAAATGATCGCTGGTTCAATCCCCCTTCAAAACCGTACAGGTCTCGCGGTTGGAGGTTTGATTGAAGTCGACGGTGTGACCTATGTCGTGCTACCTGGACCACCAAGTGAGTTAAAACCCATGGTCAATGAACAATTGGTGCCTCATTTGACGACAGGGGAAGAGCTCTTTTCAAGAGTCTTGCGCTTCTTTGGGATTGGGGAAAGCCAGCTGGTTACGATTTTAGCAGATATCATTGAAGAGCAGAGTGATCCGACGGTGGCTCCTTATGCCAAGACGGGAGAAGTAACCTTGCGTCTGTCTACAAAGGCGAAGGATCAAGCCTCAGCGGATGCGATGCTCGATGTCTTAGAAAAGGAAATCTTATCACGCCACACCCTGGATCATCAACCCTTGCAAGAGTTGTTTTATGGTTATGGGGATGACAATTCGATGGCCAAGGTTGCCTTTGATCTTTTGAAACAGGCTGGTAAGACCATTACAGCTGCAGAAAGCCTGACGGCCGGCCTTTTCCAAGCGACTTTGGCAGATTTTTCAGGTGCGTCCAGCATCTTCGCGGGTGGTTTTGTCACCTATAGTCTGGAAGAAAAAAGCAAGATGTTGTCTATTCCAGCTCAAGAGTTAGAGAAACATGGAGTGGTGTCTCATTTTACAGCTCAAGCCATGGCTTCACAGGCACGTAAGTTAACAGGATCCGATTATGGTGTTAGCCTAACAGGAGTTGCGGGGCCAGATAGTCTAGAAGGGCACCCAGCAGGGACTGTCTTTATAGGACTTGCGACTCCAAATGGAGTGGATAGTGTCCAAGTCAATATCGCCGGACGTAGCCGAGCGGATGTCCGCGAAATTGCAGTCCTTCATGCCTTTAATTTGGTGCGCCTGGCTGTATTAAATGGTGAAAATTTGGTATAATGAAATTTGTGCCAAATGAAGATTAATTCTAAAAATGGATAGGAAATATGCCTTTCAAATGGTGGAAACCGTTTGTGAGTTGCATGCATTTCCTGTATAGCAAAAACATAGGAGAAAAGAATGGCGAAAAAACAGAAAAAATTAGATGATATCTCTAAGAAATTTGGAGATGAGCGTGAAAAAGCGCTCAATGATGCCCTGAAATTGATCGAAAAAGACTTTGGTAAGGGATCGATCATGCGTTTGGGTGAACGTGCAGAGCAAAAAGTACAAGTCATGAGCTCTGGTTCCTTGGCGCTTGATATTGCCTTGGGTGCTGGTGGTTATCCAAAGGGTCGGATCATCGAAATCTATGGTCCAGAATCATCTGGTAAAACAACCGTTGCCCTCCATGCAGTAGCGCAAGCACAGAAAGAAGGAGGCATTGCTGCCTTTATCGATGCCGAGCATGCCTTGGATCCATCTTATGCAGCAGCTCTTGGGGTCAATATCGACGAACTTCTCTTGTCTCAACCAGACTCAGGGGAACAAGGGCTTGAAATTGCTGGTAAATTGATCGACTCTGGTGCGGTTGATTTGGTGGTTGTTGACTCTGTTGCGGCCTTGGTACCACGTGCGGAAATCGATGGAGATATCGGAGATAGCCACGTTGGTTTGCAAGCTCGGATGATGAGCCAAGCGATGCGTAAGCTTGGAGCTTCTATTAACAAGACCAAGACCATTGCTATCTTTATCAACCAATTGCGTGAAAAAGTTGGGGTCATGTTTGGGAACCCTGAAACCACACCTGGTGGTCGTGCCCTGAAATTCTACGCTTCGGTTCGTTTAGATGTCCGTGGAAACACTCAAATCAAGGGGACTGGGGACCAAAAAGATACCAACGTTGGTAAGGAAACCAAGATCAAGGTTGTGAAGAACAAGGTAGCTCCACCGTTCAAAGAAGCCATGGTCGAAATCATGTACGGGGAAGGAATTTCACGTACAGGTGAATTGGTGAAGATTGCAACAGATTTGGATATCATCCAAAAAGCGGGTGCGTGGTACTCCTATAATGGCGAAAAAATTGGTCAAGGATCTGAAAATGCTAAGAAATTCTTGGCTGACCACCCAGAAATTTTTGACGAAATCGACCACAAGGTTCGGGTTCATTTTGGTTTGATCGAAGAAGACGAAGCAGTGAAAACCCTTGATAAAACTGAAGAAGCAGCTCCTGTCGTAGAAGAAGTAACTCTAGATTTAGATGATGCGATTGAAATTGAAGATTAATTTTTTTCAAAATAGGTCGCTAGACTGATGGTTTTTGTGTTATAATTTAATACGATAGTATTATCGTGTAGCGAAAGGAGTGCATGCATGATTAAAATTTATACAGTGTCAAGTTGCACCAGCTGTAAAAAAGCAAAGACTTGGCTCAACGCTCACCAGCTAACTTATAAAGAACAAAACCTCGGTAAGGAAGGGATCACCAAAGAAGAATTGTTGGATATCCTTACAAAGACTGAAAATGGAGTGGCAAGTATTGTCTCTTCAAAAAATCGATACGCTAAAAATCTAGGAGTGGACATCGAAGACTTGAGTGTCAATGAAGTCATTGACATCATCATGGAAACACCTCGTATTCTTAAAAGTCCGATCTTGGTAGATGACAAACGTCTCCAAGTGGGCTACAAAGAAGATGATATTCGTGCCTTCTTGCCACGATCAGTTAGAAATGTAGAAAATGCAGAAGCGCGGATGCGTGCAGCTCTTTAAAGTGATTGAAAATCAGAAACAATTTGTTTCTGATTTTTTCTTGTTAAAAATCGGAATGAAAAGCAGTTTACTGCGCCATTTTACGAAATCTATGATACAATATTTTAGAAAACAATAACTAGTAAGGAATGGAAAATGAAAAGGAAAATCTTCTTATTGGGTGCACTTGCCTTGTGTTTGACTGGATGCGGTCAAAAAAAGCAAGTGAAAACGCCAACCTCAAGTGAGCAAAAAGCAATCCAAGCGAAAGCAGAGCAACTGCAAAAGGATAATAAGAGTATCCTGCAAAAAGCTGAAGAAAATAAGGTCATCACTAGAACCTTTGTCTTTCCAAAAGATGACAAGGGGACACAACAGACGCAAATCGTCACCTATGTGGGGAATACCTTTAAAAAATTGGAGACCATCAATGTGACGGCAACCGATGAGGAGTTGAAAAAAGGGATCCAACAGGTTGGAGTAGAGGAAGCGCAAAAGCAATTGAGAGAATCCTTTAACAAGGATGATGCCTTTAAGGAAGCTTTGACAGTGCCAGGTTTCACAGCTGATTTAACCTTGGAAAATGAGAATGAATACAAGGTGACCATCACCTATGACTTTGAAGCGATGGATGTGAAGAAGGCTGAAGGCATGACTTACTTCAAAAACAATCACTTACCAGAGTTGTTGAAGTTGACACCGAGTCAATTTGCGGACAATCTTATCAATGCTGGAGCAAGTGAGCAAAAATAAAAAAACAGTTTAACTGAAATAGCTCAAAAATGCTTGAAAAAGCTGTAAAATCAAGGGCTTGACCGTTGTGGAAAACTCTTGATTATGGTATAATAGTAATATTCTAAGGAAAGAGGGTGTTCTTGTGGGATTTACAGATGAAACAGTACGTTTTAATCTTGATGATTCAAATCGTAAGGAAATTAGCGAGACCTTGAAAGATGTTTACTTGTCACTGGATGAAAAAGGCTACAATCCAATTAATCAAATCGTAGGATACGTACTCAGTGGTGATCCTGCCTATGTACCTCGTTATAATAATGCACGGAACCAAATTCGTAAATATGAACGAGATGAGATCGTGGAAGAATTGGTACGTTATTATTTGAAAGGGCAAGGAATAGACCTCTAATGAGGATTATGGGATTGGATGTTGGCTCAAAGACCGTCGGGGTTGCTGTGAGTGATCCTCTCGGTTTTACAGCTCAGGGTCTTGAAATCATCCAAATCGATGAAGACAAAAAAGAATTCGGTTTGGAGCGCTTGGCCGAATTAGTGGCTCAATATAAGGTGGACCGTTTTGTTGTAGGCTTACCAAAAAACATGAACAACACAAGCGGACCGCGTGTGGAAGCTAGTCAGGCTTATGGCGCAATGATTGCTGAAAAGTTTGGGATGCCAGTCGACTACCAAGACGAACGGTTGACGACAGTTGCTGCAGAGCGGATGTTGATTGAGCAAGCAGATATTAGTCGTAGCAAACGTAAAAAAGTTATTGATAAGTTAGCAGCGCAGCTTATTTTACAAAATTATTTAGATCGCAATTTTTAGAAAGAAAACGAGGAAGAATAGTATGGCACATGATCATAACCACGACCATGAAGAACGTGAATTAATCACATTGGTGGATGAACAAGGAAATGAAACCTTGTTTGAAATTCTTTTGACCATCGATGGCAAAGAAGAATTTGGGAAGAACTATGTCCTTTTGATCCCTGCAAATGCAGAAGAAGATGAAAACGGCGAAGTTGAAATCCAAGCTTATTCATTTACAGAAAACGAAGACGGAACAGAAGGCGACCTTCAACCAATCCCAGAAGACTCAGATGCAGAATGGGATATGATCGAAGAAGTCTTCAACAGCTTTATGGAGGAGTAAAAACGTCCGGGGGACGTTTTTAGCCCAACTCCTAGAAACTAGAAAGAGTTGAAACATCCGGTGGATGTTTTTAGCCCTGCTTTAAGAAGCAAGAAAAAGCAGGAAGTCCGATGGACCTGCTGTAAAAATGAGAAAGAAATAACTACAAAAGAAAGGAGCGCAAACGTCAGAAGAGGTTTTGTCGCTTTTTTCTTTTAGGAGGAAGATGTGAATAAGATTGAGCAATGGATGAATAGTCGGATCGGTCTGAATTTTCGATCGGGACTGGATCGTATGGAGCAGGCAGTGAGCCTTTTAGGGAGGCCGGATAAGGCTTACCCGATCCTTCATGTGACAGGAACCAATGGGAAGGGATCGACGATCGCCTTTCTGCGCCAATTGTTGATGGCTCATGGGAAGAAAGTTGGAACCTTTACTTCTCCTCATATGATCAGTATCCATGATCGGATTTGTATTGGGGATCAGCCAATTTTGGATGAAGATTTTACTCGGATCGGTCAAGAGGTGCAGCAGATGGAGCAGACCCTACTCCAAACTCAGGATCAACTCTCTTATTTTGAGATTATCTGCCTCATGGCCCTCTTGTATTTTAAGGAACAAGGAGTAGACGTGGTCCTGCTGGAAGTTGGTATCGGTGGGCTTCTAGATACGACCAATGTAGTGACAGGAGAGATTGCAGTGATCACTTCGGTTGGCCTGGATCACCAGGAAACACTGGGAGGGACGATTGCGGAAATCGCCCAGCAAAAGGCAGGAATCTTTAAGAAGGGTAAGAAAGCTGTTGTGGGCCCCTTATCTGATGAAGCTGTAGCCGTTTGTCAAGAAAAAGCGGAGCAATTGGATGTGGATCTCTACGCCTTCCAGAACGATTTTGGCTTAGAGCAGGATCGTTTTTGGAATGAAAACGTGGAACTTGTCTTGCCGTCTCTGGGTTTGAAGGGTGATTACCAACGGGAAAATGCTGCAGTAGCTTTGGAGGCCTTTTTCCTCTATATGGAGGGCCTAGATCAAGAAGTGGATATGGAGCAGGTCAAACACGCCTTGCAAGAGACAAGGTGGCCGGGCCGTCTAGAGTTATTTGGCGACCAGGTGTATCTGGATGGCGCTCATAATCCTCATGCTATGTTGCGCTTGATCGAGTTTGCCAATAGCTTAGCAGGAAAGCGCGTGAAGATTTTATTTGGAGCCCTCAAGCGAAAAGATTATAGCGGGATGCTCCAAACGCTTCAAGCGGGATTGCCAGAAGCTGAATTGATTTTGACAACCTTCCATTACGGAGAAGTGGTGGCACAAGGTGACCGACAAGACTTGCCCTATGTAGCTGACTACAAGGCCTATATCAAAGAATTTATGGATCAGAGTCGTCCAGATGAAGTCTTATTTGTGACAGGATCCTTGTATTTTATTGCGGAAGTAAGGGCATTTTTATTAGAGGGGTAAACAATTGACCTAAAGACTTTCTTGGCGTATACTGGTGGTAGATGGTATACGGTTATGGCGAAAGGAGTCGATCTTAATGAAAAAAATCATGTCTATACTGACCTTGGCAGTAGCCCTTTTCCTGACTGCTTGTAGCCAGCAAGAAAAAGTGACACAGACTTCGAGCAAACAGACGTCTGCTTCATCACAGACTGTGACGTCAGCGAGTGAAGAACAGAAAGAAGGGGTGTCCATAGATGGCAGTTATCGTGGACAGGACGAGGAAAATACGATCCTCTTGGTGGTGACGGGTCGAAAAGGCACGTTTACGGTGCAAGATGCTGATGGAGAAGAAGAGGCCAAAGAGGTTAGTATTGATCCGGTCAATCAATCCATGCGTATCGGAGATGAGCCTTATCGCTATCGGATCGAAGGAAATCAGTTGTCGCTAGAAGATCTGGAGCAAGCAGAGGATGATCAAGGGATTATTGTCCTGACCAAGCAATAAGGGACGAAACAAAAGAGAGTGGGACAGAAATCGGTAATTCGTTAGAATTCGATTTCGTCGTCCCACCTCCGCACAGTTGAGTAGGGCTGTAAAAGCTGATGAAATCAGCGTAGTAGAGCCCACTCAACCACTGCGTCTTGCTCGACAATCCAAAAATAATTGAGAGGCTAGGACTTCTGTCCCACTCTCTTTTTGTTTGTCTAGAAGGGGTTTGGTTGGTCGTTGCAACGGGTAAAAAGAATTGGTATACTAGTAGAAAGAAAAAAAGGAGGATGCTGTGACCTTTCGAAAATTACGTCTATTAATGTCCAAATATGGATTTAGTATTTTGTTTATGGGCTTTGAACTATGGGCATCCTTTGCGGCCTTCTTTTGGCTCAATAGATGGTTCCCTCATTGGCTATCTGTTGCAGTCATTGGGCTCTTATATGTGTCGACAATCTTAGCTATTGTTAATCGAAATACCCCGCCTGAAAATAAGGTGACCTGGCTCTTAATTGCCGTCATTCCTGTCTTTGGATCGCTTTTATACCTCATGTTTGGCGAGCGGCGTTTGTCCAAAAAGGAAATGATCCAGCTGAAAAATATGGAGTCCATGAAGTTTCGAGAGGACAATAGTCATCAGTTGCGTAAGGAGCTCAAGCAAGAAAGCAAAGCGGTTTATGGCTTGGTCAAGTCGATTTTATCCATGGACCACAATGCGGATCTCTACAATGGGACAGCATCGACCTTTTACCCTCTAGGGGAGGAGATGTATGAGCAACTACTAGAGGATCTAAAAGCAGCGAAAAAATTTATCTTCATCGAGTTTTACATCATTGATGAGGGCTTGATGTGGAACAGTATCCTAGAGATTTTAGAGCAGAAAGTGAAAGATGGGGTTGAAGTCAAACTCCTTTATGACGATATCGGCTGTATGGCAACCTTGGCTGGGAACTATACCAAACGATTGCGAAAGATGGGGATTGATGCCCATAAGTTTAACAAGGTGATCCCCCGTCTAACAGTGGCATATAACAACCGAGACCACCGCAAGATTCTGGTCATTGATGGGCAGATCGGCTATACGGGTGGTGTCA
The Streptococcus parasanguinis genome window above contains:
- the ruvA gene encoding Holliday junction branch migration protein RuvA, which gives rise to MYEYIKGILTKITAKYIVVETAGIGYLLHVANPYAYSGKMNQEVQVYLHQVVREDAHLLYGFATEEEKQLFLNLISVSGIGPVSALAIIAADDNAGLVQAIESKNITYLTKFPKIGKKTAQQMVLDLEGKINLDLEDAPAQSKAKVAEENQALEEAMEAMLALGYKATELKKIKKFFEGTTDTAENYIKSALKMLVK
- a CDS encoding DNA-3-methyladenine glycosylase I encodes the protein MPKRCGWVKMTNPLYIAYHDEEWGRPLHDDQALFELLCMETYQAGLSWETVLNKRQAFREAFHGYHLQAVAEMSDEELEALLDNPAIIRNRAKIFATRATAQAFLQVQAAFGSFDAYLWSFVDGKTIVNDVPDYRQAPAKTALSEKLAKDLKKRGFKFTGPVAVLSYLQAAGLVNDHENDCEWKNGG
- a CDS encoding S66 family peptidase, which encodes MTSTIGIISLSSGTMGEDFVKHEVDLGIQRLKDLGLNPIFLPHSLKGLDFIKEHPEDRAEDLIQAFSDDSIDMILCAIGGNDTYRLLPHLFENDQLQKVIKQKIFLGFSDTTMNHLMLHKLGIKTFYGQSFLADICELDKEMLPYSCHYFKELIETGKISEIRPSNVWYEERTDFSPKALGTPRVSHANTGFDLLQGNAQFEGEILGGCLESLYDIFDNSLHADSTDLCQKYKLFPDLSDWEGKILLLETSQEKPEPDDFKKMLRTLKDTGIFAVISGLLVGKPMDETFYDDYKEALLDIIDSNIPIVYNLNVGHATPRAIVPFGVHAHVDVTEQVIRFDYNK
- a CDS encoding competence/damage-inducible protein A, which gives rise to MKAEIIAVGTEILTGQIVNTNAQFLSEKLASLGIDVYYHVAVGDNEGRLFSTIETASKRSDLVILCGGLGPTEDDLTKQTLAKFLVKELVFDPTALAKLDTFFASRPDYVRTPNNERQAQMIAGSIPLQNRTGLAVGGLIEVDGVTYVVLPGPPSELKPMVNEQLVPHLTTGEELFSRVLRFFGIGESQLVTILADIIEEQSDPTVAPYAKTGEVTLRLSTKAKDQASADAMLDVLEKEILSRHTLDHQPLQELFYGYGDDNSMAKVAFDLLKQAGKTITAAESLTAGLFQATLADFSGASSIFAGGFVTYSLEEKSKMLSIPAQELEKHGVVSHFTAQAMASQARKLTGSDYGVSLTGVAGPDSLEGHPAGTVFIGLATPNGVDSVQVNIAGRSRADVREIAVLHAFNLVRLAVLNGENLV
- the recA gene encoding recombinase RecA, whose product is MAKKQKKLDDISKKFGDEREKALNDALKLIEKDFGKGSIMRLGERAEQKVQVMSSGSLALDIALGAGGYPKGRIIEIYGPESSGKTTVALHAVAQAQKEGGIAAFIDAEHALDPSYAAALGVNIDELLLSQPDSGEQGLEIAGKLIDSGAVDLVVVDSVAALVPRAEIDGDIGDSHVGLQARMMSQAMRKLGASINKTKTIAIFINQLREKVGVMFGNPETTPGGRALKFYASVRLDVRGNTQIKGTGDQKDTNVGKETKIKVVKNKVAPPFKEAMVEIMYGEGISRTGELVKIATDLDIIQKAGAWYSYNGEKIGQGSENAKKFLADHPEIFDEIDHKVRVHFGLIEEDEAVKTLDKTEEAAPVVEEVTLDLDDAIEIED
- the spx gene encoding transcriptional regulator Spx, whose protein sequence is MIKIYTVSSCTSCKKAKTWLNAHQLTYKEQNLGKEGITKEELLDILTKTENGVASIVSSKNRYAKNLGVDIEDLSVNEVIDIIMETPRILKSPILVDDKRLQVGYKEDDIRAFLPRSVRNVENAEARMRAAL
- a CDS encoding SP0191 family lipoprotein gives rise to the protein MKRKIFLLGALALCLTGCGQKKQVKTPTSSEQKAIQAKAEQLQKDNKSILQKAEENKVITRTFVFPKDDKGTQQTQIVTYVGNTFKKLETINVTATDEELKKGIQQVGVEEAQKQLRESFNKDDAFKEALTVPGFTADLTLENENEYKVTITYDFEAMDVKKAEGMTYFKNNHLPELLKLTPSQFADNLINAGASEQK
- a CDS encoding IreB family regulatory phosphoprotein, whose protein sequence is MGFTDETVRFNLDDSNRKEISETLKDVYLSLDEKGYNPINQIVGYVLSGDPAYVPRYNNARNQIRKYERDEIVEELVRYYLKGQGIDL
- the ruvX gene encoding Holliday junction resolvase RuvX, with protein sequence MRIMGLDVGSKTVGVAVSDPLGFTAQGLEIIQIDEDKKEFGLERLAELVAQYKVDRFVVGLPKNMNNTSGPRVEASQAYGAMIAEKFGMPVDYQDERLTTVAAERMLIEQADISRSKRKKVIDKLAAQLILQNYLDRNF
- a CDS encoding DUF1292 domain-containing protein is translated as MAHDHNHDHEERELITLVDEQGNETLFEILLTIDGKEEFGKNYVLLIPANAEEDENGEVEIQAYSFTENEDGTEGDLQPIPEDSDAEWDMIEEVFNSFMEE
- a CDS encoding bifunctional folylpolyglutamate synthase/dihydrofolate synthase: MNKIEQWMNSRIGLNFRSGLDRMEQAVSLLGRPDKAYPILHVTGTNGKGSTIAFLRQLLMAHGKKVGTFTSPHMISIHDRICIGDQPILDEDFTRIGQEVQQMEQTLLQTQDQLSYFEIICLMALLYFKEQGVDVVLLEVGIGGLLDTTNVVTGEIAVITSVGLDHQETLGGTIAEIAQQKAGIFKKGKKAVVGPLSDEAVAVCQEKAEQLDVDLYAFQNDFGLEQDRFWNENVELVLPSLGLKGDYQRENAAVALEAFFLYMEGLDQEVDMEQVKHALQETRWPGRLELFGDQVYLDGAHNPHAMLRLIEFANSLAGKRVKILFGALKRKDYSGMLQTLQAGLPEAELILTTFHYGEVVAQGDRQDLPYVADYKAYIKEFMDQSRPDEVLFVTGSLYFIAEVRAFLLEG
- a CDS encoding SP_0198 family lipoprotein, translating into MKKIMSILTLAVALFLTACSQQEKVTQTSSKQTSASSQTVTSASEEQKEGVSIDGSYRGQDEENTILLVVTGRKGTFTVQDADGEEEAKEVSIDPVNQSMRIGDEPYRYRIEGNQLSLEDLEQAEDDQGIIVLTKQ
- the cls gene encoding cardiolipin synthase encodes the protein MTFRKLRLLMSKYGFSILFMGFELWASFAAFFWLNRWFPHWLSVAVIGLLYVSTILAIVNRNTPPENKVTWLLIAVIPVFGSLLYLMFGERRLSKKEMIQLKNMESMKFREDNSHQLRKELKQESKAVYGLVKSILSMDHNADLYNGTASTFYPLGEEMYEQLLEDLKAAKKFIFIEFYIIDEGLMWNSILEILEQKVKDGVEVKLLYDDIGCMATLAGNYTKRLRKMGIDAHKFNKVIPRLTVAYNNRDHRKILVIDGQIGYTGGVNLADEYINHIERFGHWKDSAIRLDGRAVKALTRLFLMNWYINRGEIEDFDRYHIENKAVEGEGLYIPYGSGPKPIYKSQVGKTVYQNMINQATDYVYITTPYLIIDYDLTEDIRNAALRGVDVRIVTPHIPDKKLIQIVTRGAYLDLMDAGVKIYEYTPGFVHSKQVLADDEMAVVGSINFDYRSLVHHYENAVWMYRTPALKEIREDFDHIFEVSQEITEDTFRFTWHQSLIKEIMQLFAPML